DNA sequence from the Gordonia polyisoprenivorans genome:
TGGCACTCGGCGCCGACGCGGTGTGCATCGGTCGCCCGCACATGTACGGGCTGGCGATCGCCGGCGCCGACGGCGCCCGGGACGTGGTGGCCAACATCATCGCCGAGCTGGATCTCACGCTCGGACTGGCCGGCGTCAGCTCGGTGGACGAAGTGGGCACCGACGCGCTGCGGCGGATCTGACACCCGCCCGCGACCTCAGACCAGCGGGCGCTTGGTCCGCATTCGCCACTTCACGTCGGCGAGCAGCAGGTTGAACGGGAAGGCGCGCAAGGGCTTCGGCAGGCGTTGGATGATCGCGCGGGCAATCGCGTTGTGCACGTCGAAGAATCGCTGCTGCCACGGCTTCATCTCGATGCCCATGGCGGCGCGGAAGCCCTCGGGCAAGAAGCCGAGGGTGAAGATCTCCGAATGCCACCCGAACAGCCGGGAGACGATCGGGTGGGCGAACTCCATGCGAGCGATCGACATGAGGTGCTCGCGGATGACCGGATCGATCTCGAGCCGATCGATCATGCCGTTCCAGTAGTCGTCGAAGTCGGCGCGGGTCGCCGGCCACATCTCTCGTGGCATCTGCAAGGTGGTGCCCATGACGGCACCGGCCTGGTAAGCCTCCTCGGTGATCGCGTCGGGGTCGCCGAAGATGCGCTGCACGTCCTCCCAGCCCTTGTAGAGGCAGGCCGCAACCCACAGTTGCAGCTCGGGATCGAAGGCGTTGTACTTCACCGGGCTCTCGGGTGTGGAGCGCACCTTGGCGTGCGAGCGTCCGACCGCGCGGCGATAGGCCTTGCGCACCTTGGGATCGCCGCTGGCCGCGACCGCGAGGTAGGCGAGCGTGGTGCGGGTGCGCTTGACCGGATGCTTGAACAGGTTGCCCGAATCCACCTGGCTCTCGTAGACGCCGTAGCCGACGGCCGGCAGCGCCAGCTGCATGATCACGTTGGCCGGACCGGCCAGCGTCGCGATGCCCAGCATCTCCATGTTCGCCGCGGGCAGGGCGTCGAGCTCGGCACGCGACATCCGCGCCGCGCGCGGCAGGAATTCGGTATCCGGGGCGGGAGCGGCGAGGTTGGCCTCGAGGGCGCTGTCGTGCGCCAGTGGTGAATCGCCGAGTGCCGCTGAATTACCGAGTGGCCCTGAATTGCCGAGTGCTGCGGCGTCTTGTGTGGTCATGTCCCGACCTCCGATCGGACCGGATGTGCGCGAAACCCCTCGAGTCGCGCAATCTGGTAACGGATGTTTCCTGATTGATTGAACCTGTTCTCGCCGAAAGATGTCAAGGGAGGATGACAAGATGGGAGCCGTGACCGACGGCTCCTCGCGCGATGAGACACCGCAGTCCGAACCGGATGCCGTGCGCGCCGACCCGCAGGCTGCCGGTGCGCCGCTGCGTTCCTATGGGGGCGTCGACGGCGACGAGCGCATCTCCCGTCGCCGTGAGGCGCTGATGGACGCGACGCTGGAGCTCCTCGATGCCGAGGGGGCGGTCACGGTGCGCGGTATCTGCCGCGCCTCCGGGCTCAACCCGCGCTACTTCTACGAGAGTTTCGAGTCGGCAGACGCGCTGGTGGCGGCCACGTTCGACCGGGTCATCGAGGAGATCTCGGAGGCGGCGCTGACCGCCTTCGCCGCCGGCGTCGGCGTGGCCGGCAAGGTCTCCGGTGCCGTCGGTGCGATCGTCGACATCGTCGACGCCGACCGGCGCAAGGGGCAGTTGCTGTTCTCGCCGTCGTTGCTGTCGCCGGTCGTGGCCGCCAAACGCAACGAATCCACCGGGTTGTTCGCGATGTTGACCCTGCACACCGCCTCCGATGCGCTCGCGACGGAGGTCGGTCCGGAAGCCATCGCCGCGGCCCAGTTCCAGGTCGGGGGGCTCGGTCGTCTGGTCTCCACATGGCTCGACGAGGAGATCCCGCTGGGTCGCGACGA
Encoded proteins:
- a CDS encoding TetR/AcrR family transcriptional regulator, coding for MGAVTDGSSRDETPQSEPDAVRADPQAAGAPLRSYGGVDGDERISRRREALMDATLELLDAEGAVTVRGICRASGLNPRYFYESFESADALVAATFDRVIEEISEAALTAFAAGVGVAGKVSGAVGAIVDIVDADRRKGQLLFSPSLLSPVVAAKRNESTGLFAMLTLHTASDALATEVGPEAIAAAQFQVGGLGRLVSTWLDEEIPLGRDELVALSVRLMMSLVGAVTDGGDDMLEP
- a CDS encoding oxygenase MpaB family protein gives rise to the protein MTTQDAAALGNSGPLGNSAALGDSPLAHDSALEANLAAPAPDTEFLPRAARMSRAELDALPAANMEMLGIATLAGPANVIMQLALPAVGYGVYESQVDSGNLFKHPVKRTRTTLAYLAVAASGDPKVRKAYRRAVGRSHAKVRSTPESPVKYNAFDPELQLWVAACLYKGWEDVQRIFGDPDAITEEAYQAGAVMGTTLQMPREMWPATRADFDDYWNGMIDRLEIDPVIREHLMSIARMEFAHPIVSRLFGWHSEIFTLGFLPEGFRAAMGIEMKPWQQRFFDVHNAIARAIIQRLPKPLRAFPFNLLLADVKWRMRTKRPLV